A window of Cryptomeria japonica chromosome 3, Sugi_1.0, whole genome shotgun sequence contains these coding sequences:
- the LOC131078353 gene encoding uncharacterized protein LOC131078353, whose amino-acid sequence MFVSNAWLGSAYSKRPEAEKIVSIVFDEGFNKSGEELTTVTKPLVRVLRMVDGEGMPMGFIYEAMDRAKEAISHYYRGNTRKCEILWRIIDRRWTNQLHQPIHAFAYFLNPKFYFSDSFRADEEVMAGVITCIDKMTPDP is encoded by the exons atgtttgtgtcaAATGCCtggttggggtctgcatactccaaaagacctgaagcagagaagattgtgagcattgtttttgatgaagggttcaataaaagtggagaggagttgactacg gtgacaaaacctttggtaagggttcttcgtatggtggatggagagggcatgccaatgggtttcatttacgaagccatggatagggccaaagaggccatttcacattactatcgtggaaatacaagaaaatgtgaaatcctttggcgcatcattgatcgtaggtggacaaaccaactccaccaaccgatacatgccttcgcctactttttgaacccgaaattctacttctctgattcatttagggctgatgaggaggtcatggcaggtgttattacatgcattgataagatgacacctgatccttag